Proteins co-encoded in one Pedosphaera parvula Ellin514 genomic window:
- the tilS gene encoding tRNA lysidine(34) synthetase TilS, whose product MSPDLMERVEQVIEARQLFGRGERILVGVSGGLDSMVLLEVLSELASKHDWTLAVAHLNHSLRGRSSDADERLVRRTAERLGCQCVVERAEVRKFGRKAGLSLEMAARRLRHEFLARSARKLGIKVVALAHHADDQVELFLLRLLRGASSEGLAGMDWKVASPVDKGLGLVRPLLEVRKSELEGFAQQEGVKFRKDATNESQEILRNRVRHELVPLLNGYQPALGKVIMRQMEILGAEGDFIDEVAGNWLRKKDGLFGNLAVAVQRRVIYRQLLELGVAGDFELVEKLRLRASRPVTVSKDMVVTRDEAGVVKTRQIERMGFNSGQIEINLSRENEIIWDGVRVYWAFESMGKKFEVPQAEAGREFLDLEKVGKQVILRHWRAGDRFWPIGMRGAVKLQDFFTNQKVLKEKRRKLILATTLDGEIFWVEGLRLGERFKLDKGTECRLKWSWDRL is encoded by the coding sequence ATGAGTCCAGATTTAATGGAACGGGTGGAGCAGGTGATCGAGGCCAGGCAATTATTTGGTCGCGGGGAGAGGATTTTGGTTGGGGTGTCGGGCGGGTTGGACTCGATGGTTTTGTTGGAAGTGTTGTCTGAACTGGCTTCGAAGCATGACTGGACGCTGGCGGTGGCGCATTTGAATCATTCTCTGCGCGGGAGGAGCAGTGATGCGGATGAACGGCTGGTGCGGAGGACGGCGGAGCGGTTGGGTTGCCAATGTGTGGTGGAGCGGGCGGAGGTGAGAAAGTTCGGTCGCAAAGCCGGGTTGTCGTTGGAGATGGCAGCGCGGCGGTTGCGGCATGAGTTTTTGGCCAGGTCAGCGCGGAAATTGGGAATAAAGGTGGTGGCGCTGGCGCATCATGCCGATGACCAAGTGGAGTTGTTTCTGCTCCGGTTGCTGAGAGGGGCGAGTAGTGAGGGTTTGGCAGGAATGGATTGGAAGGTGGCATCGCCGGTGGATAAGGGATTGGGTTTGGTGAGGCCGTTGTTGGAGGTGAGGAAGTCGGAATTGGAGGGATTCGCGCAACAGGAGGGTGTGAAGTTTCGCAAAGATGCGACGAATGAAAGTCAGGAGATTTTGAGAAATCGGGTGCGGCATGAATTAGTGCCACTGTTGAATGGGTATCAACCGGCACTTGGCAAAGTGATCATGCGTCAGATGGAGATTTTGGGCGCGGAGGGAGATTTTATCGATGAGGTGGCTGGTAATTGGTTAAGGAAGAAGGACGGACTGTTTGGTAACCTGGCGGTCGCGGTGCAGCGGAGAGTTATATATAGGCAGCTACTCGAATTGGGTGTGGCAGGGGATTTTGAACTGGTGGAGAAGCTAAGATTAAGGGCGAGTCGTCCCGTGACCGTGTCGAAGGACATGGTGGTTACAAGGGATGAGGCGGGAGTGGTCAAAACCAGACAGATTGAAAGGATGGGATTCAATTCGGGGCAAATAGAGATCAATTTAAGTCGAGAGAATGAGATCATTTGGGATGGAGTAAGGGTATATTGGGCGTTCGAGAGCATGGGCAAAAAGTTCGAAGTGCCTCAAGCGGAGGCAGGAAGAGAGTTTTTGGACTTGGAAAAAGTAGGTAAACAGGTGATTTTGAGGCATTGGCGGGCAGGGGACCGGTTTTGGCCGATTGGCATGAGAGGTGCGGTAAAATTACAAGACTTTTTCACTAATCAGAAGGTTCTGAAGGAAAAAAGACGAAAGTTGATTCTTGCAACAACACTTGACGGGGAAATCTTCTGGGTAGAAGGTTTGCGGCTCGGGGAACGTTTCAAGCTCGACAAAGGCACTGAGTGCCGGTTGAAATGGAGCTGGGACAGGTTATAG
- the ftsH gene encoding ATP-dependent zinc metalloprotease FtsH: protein MSDDNRTNEDDRQKKNGDFKMPSRNWIIWIAIICSVLLVVLLKDKMETQGDFISQHKFSGLVQSNMIAKATIKHSPQSSELKEITGTYHPLDKEGKVDTNSVLPFRARVLITPEQESEVLNKSEKFEPQEANTVLLGFLWSVLPILLIASLIWFFFIRQIKMAGKGALSFGKSKARMLAKEKNKTTFKDVAGIEEAKEEVSELVEFLKDPKKFQKLGGRIPKGVLMVGSPGTGKTLLAKAIAGEADAAFFSISGSDFVEMFVGVGASRVRDMFEQARKNTPCLIFIDEIDAVGRSRGHGLGGGNDEREQTLNALLVEMDGFDTQEGIIIIAATNRPDVLDPALLRPGRFDRQITVNLPDVRGREAILKVHAKNVKLDPGVDLGVIARGTPGYSGAELANLLNEAALLAARTGRKAVGMLELEEARDKVRWGRERRSMAMTDEDKKFTAWHEAGHALVNVMLKHTHPLHKVTIIPRGQALGSTMFLPKDDILNRRRKELSDIIAVTMAGRIAEEIVSEDISSGAMGDIQQATQMARAMVTQWGMSDTLGMVQYGDSSEYVFLGREMSRSKDYSEQTAQEIDTEVRRIIDHGFKVAKELIETNRDKLELIANALLEFETLEGGQVEEIVRTGKFTAPPPTPKVEPPSGAQAATPLPEVPPKPVPPHLPGLGSPAPAAA, encoded by the coding sequence ATGTCAGACGATAACAGAACAAACGAAGACGATCGCCAGAAGAAGAATGGCGATTTTAAAATGCCATCCCGGAATTGGATCATCTGGATCGCCATTATTTGCAGCGTGCTGCTCGTTGTCCTGCTGAAGGACAAAATGGAGACTCAGGGAGATTTCATTAGCCAACACAAGTTCAGTGGACTGGTGCAATCCAATATGATTGCAAAAGCCACCATCAAACACAGCCCGCAATCTTCAGAACTAAAAGAAATAACGGGCACTTATCATCCTCTGGACAAAGAAGGAAAGGTTGACACGAATAGTGTGTTGCCTTTTCGTGCGCGAGTTTTAATCACGCCGGAGCAGGAAAGTGAAGTGCTAAACAAGAGCGAGAAATTTGAGCCACAGGAAGCCAATACCGTATTGTTGGGTTTCCTTTGGAGCGTGCTGCCAATCCTGCTCATCGCGAGTTTGATTTGGTTTTTCTTTATCCGGCAGATCAAAATGGCCGGCAAGGGAGCTTTGAGCTTTGGCAAGAGCAAGGCCCGCATGTTGGCCAAGGAAAAAAACAAGACCACCTTCAAGGATGTGGCCGGTATCGAAGAGGCGAAGGAAGAAGTTTCGGAACTCGTGGAATTTCTGAAAGATCCCAAGAAATTTCAGAAGCTCGGTGGGCGCATCCCAAAAGGCGTATTGATGGTTGGCTCTCCTGGAACTGGCAAAACGCTCCTCGCCAAGGCAATTGCTGGCGAAGCAGACGCGGCATTCTTTAGCATTAGCGGTTCGGACTTCGTTGAAATGTTTGTGGGCGTTGGCGCGAGCCGCGTGCGCGACATGTTCGAACAAGCTCGCAAAAACACGCCGTGCCTGATCTTTATTGACGAAATCGATGCCGTGGGCCGCAGTCGTGGTCATGGGCTTGGCGGTGGGAACGATGAGCGTGAGCAGACACTCAATGCGTTGCTCGTGGAGATGGATGGTTTCGATACGCAAGAGGGTATCATCATCATCGCTGCGACGAATCGTCCTGATGTGTTGGACCCTGCACTCCTGCGTCCAGGACGGTTTGATCGGCAGATCACGGTGAATTTGCCGGATGTGCGCGGACGTGAGGCAATTCTGAAGGTGCATGCCAAGAATGTTAAATTGGATCCAGGCGTAGACCTCGGCGTCATCGCGCGCGGAACTCCTGGTTATTCAGGCGCAGAGTTGGCCAATCTTTTGAATGAAGCCGCGTTATTGGCTGCACGGACTGGCCGGAAGGCTGTAGGAATGTTGGAGCTGGAAGAGGCTCGTGACAAGGTCCGCTGGGGACGTGAACGCCGCAGCATGGCGATGACCGACGAGGATAAGAAGTTTACCGCCTGGCATGAGGCAGGCCATGCGTTGGTGAATGTGATGCTTAAGCACACTCATCCGCTGCACAAGGTCACCATCATTCCGCGCGGACAGGCGTTGGGTTCCACCATGTTTTTGCCTAAGGATGACATTCTGAATCGTCGTCGCAAAGAATTGTCCGATATCATTGCAGTAACAATGGCTGGTCGTATCGCTGAAGAAATTGTCTCCGAGGATATTTCCTCCGGGGCAATGGGCGACATTCAACAAGCCACTCAAATGGCCCGGGCGATGGTCACTCAGTGGGGTATGAGCGATACATTGGGCATGGTTCAATATGGTGATTCGAGCGAATATGTATTCCTTGGTCGCGAAATGAGCCGCAGCAAAGATTACAGCGAACAGACGGCTCAAGAAATCGACACCGAAGTTCGTCGCATAATTGATCATGGTTTCAAAGTGGCAAAAGAGCTGATCGAAACCAATCGGGACAAGCTCGAATTGATTGCGAATGCGCTTTTGGAATTCGAGACGCTTGAAGGCGGTCAGGTAGAGGAAATCGTGCGTACTGGCAAGTTTACTGCGCCACCTCCAACACCAAAGGTTGAACCGCCATCAGGTGCGCAAGCTGCGACTCCGTTGCCGGAAGTTCCTCCCAAGCCGGTGCCTCCGCACCTGCCGGGATTAGGTTCGCCTGCACCAGCAGCCGCTTAA
- a CDS encoding ribulose-phosphate 3-epimerase, which translates to MDFISLSPMIIAPSLLAADFARFGSETVRVDKSGADWLHLDIMDGHFVPNISFGPQVVRTVRPFSKLFFDVHLMCSKPEILLEPFAKAGADQINVHVELGEQVTPLLLEKSERVGKKSWFGS; encoded by the coding sequence ATGGATTTTATTAGCTTGTCGCCAATGATTATTGCACCTTCGCTTTTAGCCGCGGACTTTGCCCGATTCGGGAGTGAAACCGTCCGTGTCGATAAGAGCGGAGCAGATTGGCTCCATCTGGACATCATGGATGGCCATTTCGTCCCGAACATTTCTTTCGGTCCTCAGGTGGTGCGTACGGTCCGGCCTTTCAGCAAGCTGTTTTTTGATGTGCACCTCATGTGCTCCAAGCCGGAAATTCTATTGGAACCGTTTGCAAAGGCCGGGGCGGATCAAATAAATGTTCACGTTGAACTCGGGGAACAAGTCACGCCTTTGCTTTTGGAAAAGTCCGAGCGCGTAGGAAAAAAAAGTTGGTTTGGCAGTTAA
- a CDS encoding ribulose-phosphate 3-epimerase, whose product MAVNPPTAIGMVQPYLEQIDSLLVMTVNPGFGGQSFIAETLPKIQQAYAWRRDLKLNYHIGVDGGINFKTAAECARVGADAFISGTGVFGERSLKVAVTKMRRIVTQNARTNDLDFNDQVVSAGHET is encoded by the coding sequence TTGGCAGTTAATCCACCCACAGCCATCGGCATGGTGCAGCCTTATTTGGAACAAATTGATTCCCTCTTGGTAATGACTGTGAACCCCGGTTTCGGTGGACAGTCTTTCATTGCGGAAACTTTGCCTAAAATTCAACAGGCTTATGCATGGCGCCGCGATTTAAAGCTGAACTACCACATTGGTGTGGATGGCGGCATTAATTTCAAAACAGCTGCGGAATGTGCGCGCGTCGGAGCGGATGCCTTCATTAGCGGGACAGGAGTTTTTGGTGAACGAAGCCTCAAAGTCGCGGTTACCAAAATGCGTAGAATCGTAACTCAGAATGCACGAACCAACGATTTGGATTTTAATGATCAAGTAGTGTCCGCTGGACATGAGACTTAG
- a CDS encoding phosphoglucomutase/phosphomannomutase family protein yields the protein MGRIKFGTDGWRAVIAEDFTFANLDRVTQATADYWKANAVAGTEQKVIVGYDRRFLSDQFGRRVAEIFAGNGYQVVLTSEPTPTPAVSFAVKDQKAIGGVMITASHNPPAFNGYKLKAFYGGPADPTTCSDVETFIDRNPVQALDLDSAVKQGRAVINNIRAAHYKAIKKLVNFKLISKSKLRFAHEALFGVGAGCFDELLAGTTCRVTTLNANHDPLFGGINPEPIARNYVRSAAYLKKHPHDICLVTDGDADRVGGMDGRGNYLSTHQLICLLLHHFVVNRKGRGRVVKALTTTSMVDKMCAAYNLPLVETGVGFKYICSEMLKGDVLLGAEESGGIGFPGHIPERDGILAGLMLLELLATEKTSITKLIANLEKQFGPHRYGRIDAHFPLEKRASLMDYCAKNPPSKLLKSPVVDVKAYDGVKFVAQDGSWLMLRGSGTEPILRIYAEARTDADAQKLLRAGVEITRKV from the coding sequence ATGGGCAGGATAAAATTTGGCACGGATGGATGGCGCGCAGTAATCGCTGAAGATTTTACTTTTGCAAACCTTGACCGCGTCACCCAGGCGACAGCGGATTATTGGAAGGCCAATGCCGTTGCAGGCACTGAGCAGAAGGTCATAGTTGGATATGACCGCCGTTTTTTGTCCGATCAATTTGGTCGACGCGTGGCTGAGATTTTTGCCGGCAACGGTTATCAGGTGGTGTTAACCTCTGAACCGACACCCACGCCGGCAGTTTCATTCGCGGTCAAGGACCAGAAGGCGATTGGTGGTGTGATGATCACGGCCAGCCATAATCCACCGGCATTCAATGGGTATAAATTGAAAGCCTTCTATGGTGGCCCTGCTGATCCAACGACCTGCTCGGACGTGGAGACCTTTATCGATCGCAATCCGGTCCAGGCACTGGATTTGGACAGCGCTGTAAAGCAGGGCAGGGCAGTCATCAACAATATTCGCGCCGCGCATTACAAGGCGATTAAGAAGTTGGTAAACTTCAAATTAATATCCAAATCAAAGCTGCGGTTTGCCCATGAAGCTCTGTTTGGAGTGGGAGCAGGATGCTTCGACGAATTGCTGGCCGGAACTACGTGCCGGGTTACCACGCTTAATGCCAACCATGATCCACTGTTTGGTGGAATCAACCCTGAACCAATCGCCAGGAATTATGTAAGGAGCGCTGCGTATTTGAAGAAGCATCCGCACGACATTTGCCTGGTAACAGATGGCGACGCGGATCGCGTTGGCGGCATGGATGGGAGGGGTAATTATCTTTCGACCCATCAGTTGATTTGCCTGTTGTTGCACCACTTTGTTGTAAACAGGAAAGGCAGGGGGCGCGTGGTTAAAGCTTTAACCACCACGTCCATGGTCGACAAAATGTGCGCTGCATACAATCTGCCTCTGGTGGAGACTGGTGTCGGGTTCAAGTACATCTGTTCCGAGATGCTTAAAGGTGATGTGCTTCTTGGGGCTGAGGAGAGTGGCGGCATCGGTTTTCCCGGTCATATACCCGAGCGCGATGGCATTCTTGCCGGGTTGATGTTGCTGGAGCTCCTGGCTACGGAAAAAACATCCATCACCAAATTGATCGCAAACCTGGAGAAACAGTTTGGTCCGCACCGCTACGGGCGAATCGACGCACACTTTCCTTTGGAAAAGCGCGCATCACTGATGGACTATTGCGCCAAAAATCCTCCTTCGAAACTGCTTAAGTCGCCGGTGGTAGACGTAAAAGCCTACGATGGCGTCAAGTTCGTGGCCCAGGATGGTTCCTGGTTGATGTTGCGCGGTTCGGGCACGGAACCGATTTTACGCATCTACGCAGAAGCAAGGACGGATGCGGATGCCCAGAAGCTTCTGCGCGCAGGTGTGGAAATCACCAGGAAGGTTTGA
- the lepA gene encoding translation elongation factor 4 — MDAAHIRNFSIIAHIDHGKTTLSDRLLHRTGTIATRDMEAQLLDSMDLERERGITIKAHPVTMTYAAKNGETYELNLIDTPGHVDFSYEVSRSLSACEGALLIIDAAQGVEAQTVANVHLAMKQNLTIIPVINKIDLPHANVAQAKVQLEDILAIPGDSAILASAKEGIGIEEILEAIVERIPAPKPTNAPSLQALGFDSFFDTYKGVVTHVRVFNGELKAGMTVKLLHSGKNVEVKEVGSFNPKPYIREKLLVGETGYFTANIKSPKDVKMGDTLTDSRNPSPALPGFKEIHPMVFSGIYPINTADYEHLKANLAKLQLNDSAFAFQAESSVALGFGFRCGFLGLLHLEIVQERLRREYNMDIIATYPSVVYRVTMTDGTVKEIDNPAFLPEANYIEKIEEPMVKAFIICPNEYIGDMMALVSEKRGNLDHTETLDSRRVMLTSLLPLNEILIDFHDRIKSITRGFGSMDYEHATYSQSNMVKLDMLVNGESVDAFSCIVHRDKAESRGRALAAKLKEVIPTQQYQVAIQGAIGGKIIARETVSAMRKDVTAKCYGGDISRKRKLLEKQKEGKKRMKSFGTVNIPQEAFIEVLKA; from the coding sequence ATGGACGCTGCACATATTAGAAATTTCAGTATTATTGCCCATATCGACCATGGGAAAACCACGTTGTCAGACAGACTATTGCATCGGACTGGGACGATTGCCACGCGGGACATGGAGGCACAGTTGCTTGACTCCATGGACTTGGAACGCGAGCGCGGCATCACCATCAAGGCGCATCCGGTTACAATGACCTATGCCGCCAAGAATGGAGAAACCTATGAGTTAAATCTCATCGACACCCCAGGCCATGTTGACTTTTCTTATGAAGTCTCCCGCAGCCTGAGTGCCTGTGAAGGAGCGCTTTTAATTATTGATGCTGCTCAAGGTGTTGAAGCTCAGACCGTGGCCAATGTCCATTTGGCGATGAAGCAGAATCTCACCATCATCCCGGTCATCAATAAAATCGATTTGCCTCATGCCAACGTGGCCCAAGCCAAGGTGCAATTGGAAGACATTTTAGCGATACCCGGGGATTCCGCCATTCTGGCCAGCGCCAAGGAAGGTATCGGTATTGAAGAAATCCTCGAGGCCATTGTCGAGCGGATTCCAGCTCCCAAGCCTACTAATGCTCCTTCGTTGCAAGCACTTGGTTTCGATTCATTCTTTGACACCTATAAAGGTGTCGTCACGCATGTTCGGGTATTTAATGGCGAGCTTAAGGCCGGTATGACGGTCAAGTTGCTTCACTCGGGCAAGAATGTTGAAGTGAAGGAAGTCGGCAGCTTTAATCCGAAACCGTACATTCGGGAAAAGCTTCTGGTTGGCGAAACTGGTTACTTCACTGCGAACATCAAAAGTCCGAAAGACGTCAAGATGGGTGACACGCTGACTGATTCACGAAATCCTTCACCTGCATTGCCCGGGTTCAAAGAAATCCATCCCATGGTATTCAGCGGCATATATCCGATCAATACCGCGGATTATGAGCATCTGAAAGCGAACCTCGCCAAACTGCAGCTCAATGATTCAGCCTTCGCATTTCAAGCTGAAAGCTCAGTCGCTCTAGGGTTTGGTTTTCGCTGCGGCTTTCTGGGATTGCTCCATCTTGAAATTGTTCAGGAACGCCTCCGTCGCGAGTACAACATGGATATCATCGCGACTTATCCCAGCGTCGTGTATCGGGTCACAATGACCGATGGCACAGTTAAGGAAATTGATAATCCTGCGTTCCTCCCTGAGGCTAATTACATTGAGAAGATTGAGGAGCCAATGGTCAAAGCCTTTATCATCTGTCCCAACGAATATATTGGCGATATGATGGCTCTGGTGTCCGAAAAGCGTGGCAACCTGGATCACACGGAAACTCTTGATTCACGGCGCGTGATGCTGACTTCACTGCTTCCTTTGAATGAAATTCTCATCGACTTCCATGATCGTATCAAGAGTATCACCCGCGGATTCGGCTCCATGGATTATGAGCATGCCACTTATTCGCAATCAAACATGGTGAAGTTGGATATGCTTGTGAATGGCGAATCAGTGGATGCTTTTTCCTGTATCGTGCATCGGGACAAGGCGGAGAGCAGGGGACGTGCGCTGGCTGCAAAGCTTAAGGAAGTCATCCCCACCCAGCAATATCAGGTCGCCATCCAGGGCGCGATTGGTGGCAAGATAATCGCCCGCGAAACTGTTAGCGCCATGCGTAAAGATGTGACTGCAAAATGCTATGGCGGCGATATTTCCCGTAAGCGGAAATTGCTCGAAAAACAGAAGGAAGGTAAGAAGCGGATGAAATCTTTCGGTACTGTAAATATTCCTCAAGAGGCATTTATCGAGGTGCTAAAAGCCTAG
- a CDS encoding S26 family signal peptidase — protein sequence MIPNLFVSKSVRQAKEMLKQVRKIFNAQRDILPEPAVSGMGTAIQNLQNAVALKADEDNLKQQMTGLEAAANKFLKPYPNAGIRENVEVLLVALAVAVGIRTFFLQPFKIPTGSMQPTLFGVTPSPYTPAARNIPDLKVPNRFTRLADYWVHGVSYYDEVAPEDGELQGFKKPVKFLLFNLKQDYEFNNKTHTIWFPEDELFKRAGYRVNEVSGEIIDPPHMKAGEPILR from the coding sequence ATGATTCCAAACTTGTTTGTCTCCAAGTCTGTACGGCAGGCAAAGGAAATGCTAAAGCAAGTGCGTAAAATATTTAACGCACAGCGGGATATCCTTCCAGAGCCGGCTGTCTCAGGCATGGGAACTGCAATTCAGAATCTTCAAAATGCCGTGGCGCTCAAGGCAGACGAGGACAATTTAAAGCAGCAGATGACCGGTTTGGAGGCTGCGGCAAATAAGTTTTTGAAGCCATATCCGAACGCCGGAATCCGGGAGAATGTGGAAGTGCTTTTAGTGGCCCTCGCCGTGGCAGTCGGGATTCGAACATTTTTCCTGCAACCATTTAAGATTCCGACTGGTTCAATGCAGCCCACGCTATTCGGTGTGACACCCTCGCCTTACACGCCAGCAGCGCGAAACATTCCTGATTTAAAGGTTCCGAATCGTTTTACCCGGCTCGCTGATTACTGGGTACACGGAGTTTCTTATTACGATGAGGTTGCACCTGAAGACGGTGAACTCCAGGGTTTCAAGAAGCCGGTTAAGTTTCTATTGTTTAATCTCAAACAGGATTACGAGTTTAATAACAAGACTCACACGATTTGGTTTCCGGAAGATGAATTATTCAAGCGCGCTGGCTACCGAGTGAATGAAGTCAGCGGTGAGATCATCGATCCACCTCACATGAAGGCCGGCGAGCCAATTCTTCGCTGA
- the lepB gene encoding signal peptidase I codes for MAGDHLFVDRVSYNFRHPTRGEIIVFETKGIERMDIRQQGEFYIKRLVVLGDEKVRIGNDRHLVIDGKRLDEHTPHFENVYSFDPKQPPQESRYSGHVNQFVANEYGYTYPLAPLFPDESSVYQVPSNHYMVMGDNTMNSSDSRTWGDFTRTNVIGKYLFVYWPVSPRFGFNNVR; via the coding sequence CTGGCTGGTGACCATTTATTTGTGGATCGTGTGAGCTACAATTTTCGCCATCCCACACGAGGCGAAATCATCGTTTTTGAGACCAAGGGAATCGAGCGAATGGACATCCGGCAACAAGGGGAATTTTACATAAAGCGCCTGGTGGTCTTGGGTGACGAAAAAGTTCGAATTGGTAATGATCGTCACCTGGTGATTGACGGTAAACGCCTGGATGAGCACACACCGCATTTTGAGAACGTTTATTCATTCGATCCCAAGCAACCGCCGCAGGAAAGCCGCTATTCGGGTCATGTGAATCAGTTTGTTGCCAACGAATATGGATACACCTATCCATTGGCACCTCTATTTCCAGACGAATCTTCCGTCTATCAAGTTCCCTCAAACCATTATATGGTCATGGGCGATAATACCATGAACAGTTCAGATTCCCGTACTTGGGGCGACTTCACACGTACGAATGTGATTGGGAAATATCTTTTTGTGTATTGGCCAGTCAGCCCAAGATTCGGTTTCAATAACGTTCGATAA
- the glgA gene encoding glycogen synthase GlgA, with amino-acid sequence MKILLASSEIHPYSKTGGLADMVGALAKTLAHSGNRVGVVTPLYRGILEKYPDVKKADWYMDLLVGSRRIQGELWIAEPAPNLTIYFVHQPEFFQRAGLYQEHGIDYPDNAERFIFFAKAVTHMARYLPWQPEIVHANDWQTGLVPLLIQHLKLSEGWGNVPRTCFTIHNLAYQGIFPAADYSLTNLPYDFFNPNGVEFYNSMNCLKAGIAYTDVITTVSPRYAREITTPEFGCGLDGLLRKRQNSLFGVLNGVDYEEWKTVGNSYLRHAYSIQQLGGKLQNKLELQREVGLPVEPSIPLFGSITRLADQKGLDIQLGALEEMLSTRMQFVLLGSGAPRYEKAYLDLARRYPTKVAAKIGFDQGLSHRIEAGSDFYLMPSRFEPCGLNQMYSLRYGTPPIVRVTGGLDDSVIDVSEDSENADGIKFMEYSARVLAKAMRKALVLYLEPELLEHYRENAMKADFSWQRAVQQYQRIYKVSQNQ; translated from the coding sequence ATGAAGATTCTGCTGGCGAGCAGTGAGATCCATCCGTATTCGAAAACGGGTGGGCTCGCTGATATGGTCGGGGCATTGGCTAAGACTCTCGCTCATTCCGGGAATCGAGTGGGGGTTGTAACTCCGTTGTATCGGGGCATTCTGGAAAAATACCCGGATGTCAAAAAGGCGGACTGGTACATGGATCTACTCGTAGGCAGTCGCCGAATACAGGGAGAACTTTGGATCGCTGAGCCTGCACCCAACCTGACCATTTACTTTGTCCATCAGCCCGAATTCTTTCAGCGTGCGGGGTTGTATCAGGAGCACGGCATCGATTATCCGGACAACGCCGAGCGCTTTATCTTCTTCGCCAAAGCCGTCACACACATGGCACGCTACCTTCCCTGGCAACCCGAAATAGTGCATGCAAATGATTGGCAAACTGGATTGGTCCCACTGCTCATTCAACATCTAAAATTATCTGAAGGGTGGGGGAATGTGCCCCGCACCTGCTTTACCATTCACAATCTTGCCTACCAGGGAATTTTCCCTGCTGCAGATTACAGCTTGACCAACCTGCCCTACGATTTTTTTAATCCGAACGGCGTGGAATTCTACAACAGTATGAATTGCCTGAAGGCCGGGATCGCATATACAGATGTCATCACCACCGTCAGTCCACGCTATGCGCGCGAGATTACAACTCCCGAGTTCGGATGTGGTCTGGATGGATTATTGCGTAAACGGCAGAATTCGCTTTTTGGCGTCCTGAACGGTGTTGACTACGAGGAATGGAAAACTGTAGGAAATTCCTACCTCAGGCACGCTTACTCAATCCAGCAGTTGGGTGGCAAGCTTCAGAACAAACTTGAATTACAACGCGAGGTTGGACTACCCGTGGAACCGTCCATCCCATTGTTCGGCAGCATTACACGTCTGGCTGACCAGAAAGGATTGGACATACAGTTGGGTGCATTGGAGGAAATGTTGAGCACCAGGATGCAGTTCGTACTCCTTGGCAGCGGCGCACCGAGATATGAAAAGGCTTACCTCGACCTGGCCCGACGCTATCCCACCAAGGTAGCTGCAAAAATCGGCTTCGATCAGGGATTGTCCCACCGAATTGAGGCAGGTTCTGATTTTTACCTGATGCCATCCAGATTCGAGCCTTGTGGCCTGAACCAGATGTATAGCCTGCGATACGGGACGCCTCCAATCGTGCGTGTCACTGGAGGCTTGGATGATAGCGTGATCGACGTCTCAGAAGATTCGGAAAATGCCGATGGAATAAAGTTCATGGAATATTCAGCCCGTGTGCTTGCCAAAGCCATGAGAAAGGCACTGGTGCTTTACCTTGAACCTGAATTGCTCGAGCATTATCGTGAGAATGCAATGAAAGCCGATTTTTCGTGGCAACGCGCGGTTCAGCAATATCAGCGCATTTACAAGGTTAGCCAAAACCAGTAA